TCTTTGCGGATAAACGCAGCCGCTTGGCGCCGCGCATGCAAATCTCCCCGTTTGCCGAGGGTGATCAGTTTTTCTACAACCGACCGCAGTTCCTTTGCGCGGGCTTCCGTTGTTTCGATCCGCTCATTTATAATTAAATCGGTGGCCAAATTTCTCAACATGGCTTTGCGGTGATCCGATGTACGGCCCAACTTTCTGTAGGACATGTTGTTCCCTCCTTCATGAAGTTTGAATGGCTCGTTCCGCTCCTGCACCTTAGTCGTCTTTGCGCAGGCTCAATCCCAATTCCGCCAATTTGGACTTCACTTCCTCCAACGATTTGCGGCCCAAATTGCGGACTTTCATCATATCTTCTTCCGTCTTGTTGGTGAGTTCCTGGACGGTATTGATCCCCGCCCGTTTTAAACAGTTGTAGGAACGGACGGAGAGATCCAGTTCTTCGATGGTCATTTCCAGGACTTTTTCTTTCTGGTCTTCTTCTTTTTCGACCATGATCTCCGCATGCTGCGCTTCATCGGTCAAACCGACAAAAATGTTCAGATGCTCGGTCAAAATTTTTGCCCCGAGAGCTATGGCTTCCTTCGGGCCAATGCTCCCATCCGTCCACACTTCCATCGTCAATTTGTCGTAGTTCGTGGATTGTCCGACCCTCGTATTTTCGACCTGATAGGCGACCCGGGAAACGG
This DNA window, taken from Caldibacillus debilis DSM 16016, encodes the following:
- the rplQ gene encoding 50S ribosomal protein L17, whose product is MSYRKLGRTSDHRKAMLRNLATDLIINERIETTEARAKELRSVVEKLITLGKRGDLHARRQAAAFIRKETADAEKKQDALQKLFSEIAPRYEDRQGGYTRILKIGPRRGDGSPMVIIELVD
- a CDS encoding DNA-directed RNA polymerase subunit alpha, coding for SLPGAAVTSIQIDGVLHEFSTIEGVVEDVTTIILNLKKLALKIYSDEEKILEIDAKGEGEVTAADITHDSDVEILNPDLHIAQLAPNGRLHMRMTAKRGRGYVVSDQNKRDDQPIGVIPIDSIYTPVSRVAYQVENTRVGQSTNYDKLTMEVWTDGSIGPKEAIALGAKILTEHLNIFVGLTDEAQHAEIMVEKEEDQKEKVLEMTIEELDLSVRSYNCLKRAGINTVQELTNKTEEDMMKVRNLGRKSLEEVKSKLAELGLSLRKDD